In Brassica rapa cultivar Chiifu-401-42 chromosome A06, CAAS_Brap_v3.01, whole genome shotgun sequence, a single window of DNA contains:
- the LOC103872329 gene encoding uncharacterized protein LOC103872329 has product MKENAGNPLHLTSLNHVSLLCRSIEESMVFYQTVLGFFPIRRPESLNFEGAWLFGHGIGIHLLRSSEPEKLPKKTEINPKDNHISFQCESMSAVEKKLEEMEIEYVRAIVEEGGIQVDQLFFHDPDGFMIEICNCDSLPVVPLIGGMARSCSRVKLHQMVQPQQQTQIHQVVHP; this is encoded by the exons ATGAAGGAGAACGCAGGAAACCCTCTCCATCTCACGTCACTGAACCATGTATCTCTCTTGTGCCGATCCATTGAAGAATCCATGGTTTTTTACCAAACGGTGTTAGGGTTCTTCCCTATTCGAAGACCTGAGTCTTTAAATTTTGAAGGCGCTTG GTTGTTTGGACATGGAATTGGAATACATCTCTTGCGTTCCTCAGAACCAGAGAAACTTCCCAAGAAAACCGAGATCAATCCCAAAGACAACCATATCTCCTTCCAG TGCGAGAGTATGTCAGCAGTGGAGAAGAAGCTTGAGGAAATGGAGATAGAGTATGTGAGGGCGATAGTTGAAGAAGGAGGGATCCAAGTGGATCAGCTTTTCTTCCACGATCCAGATGGCTTCATGATTGAGATATGTAACTGTGATAGTCTCCCCGTTGTCCCCCTCATAGGAGGAATGGCTCGGTCCTGCTCCAGAGTTAAACTTCATCAGATGGTGCAGCCACAACAGCAGACTCAGATCCACCAAGTGGTCCACCCTTAA
- the LOC103872332 gene encoding sulfite oxidase has product MPGVRGPSEYSQEPSRDPSLKVNAKEPFNAEPPRSALVSSYVTPVHLFYKRNHGPIPIVDHIENYSVSFTGLIDNQTKLSIKDIRPLPKYNVTATLQCAGNRRTAMSKVRNVRGVGWDVSAIGNGVWSGAKLADVLELLGIPKLTSSTVLGGRHVEFVSVDRCKEENGGPYKASIPLSQATNPDADVLLAYEMNGEILNRDHGFPLRVVVPGVIGARSVKWLDSINVLAEECQGFFMQKDYKMFPPSVNWENINWSSRRPQMDFPVQSAICSLEDVQMVKPGKVSIKGYAVSGGGRGIERVDISMDGGKSWVEASRTQKPGKHYISEHSSSDKWAWVLFEATVDVSQSTEVIAKAVDSAANVQPENVESVWNLRGVLNTSWHRVLLRLGHSNL; this is encoded by the exons GCTGAGCCACCTCGTTCCGCCTTAGTTTCATCTTACGTCACTCCCGTCCATCTTTTCTACAAGCGAAACCATGGCCCCATTCCCATTGTTGATCACATCGAAAA CTACTCCGTGTCCTTCACCGGATTGATCGATAACCAAACAAAGCTATCCATCAAAGATATCAGGCCCCTGCCCAAGTACAACGTCACTGCTACTCTACAG TGTGCTGGTAACAGAAGAACTGCCATGAGCAAAGTTAGGAATGTTAGAGGCGTTGGATGGGATGTTTCTGCCATTGGCAacg GTGTCTGGAGCGGGGCCAAACTGGCTGATGTTCTTGAGCTTCTGGGGATCCCAAAGCTCACTAGCTCCACCGTTTTAGGTGGCAGGCATGTTGAGTTTGTCAGTGTTGATCGCTGCaag GAGGAGAATGGTGGGCCTTATAAGGCGTCAATCCCTCTTAGCCAAGCCACTAATCCTGACGCCGACGTTCTCCTCGCTTATGAGATGAATGGAGAG ATCCTGAACAGGGATCATGGGTTTCCGTTAAGGGTGGTTGTCCCCGGTGTGATTGGTGCACGTTCGGTCAAATGGCTTGATTCCATCAATGTACTCGCTGAAGAATGCCAG GGATTTTTCATGCAAAAAGATTACAAAATGTTCCCACCTTCTGTCAATTGGGAAAATATCAACTGGTCCTCAAGGAGACCGCAAATGGATTTCCCTGTTCAG AGTGCAATCTGCTCTTTGGAGGACGTGCAAATGGTGAAGCCTGGAAAG GTAAGCATCAAAGGGTATGCGGTTTCTGGAGGTGGGCGGGGGATCGAGCGAGTGGATATATCCATGGATGGAGGCAAAAGCTGGGTGGAAGCTTCTAGAACACAGAAACCAGGAAAGCATTACATCTCTGAACACAGCTCCAGCGACAAATGGGCGTGGGTGCTGTTTGAAGCCACCGTTGATGTCTCCCAGAGTACCGAGGTCATCGCCAAAGCG GTGGATTCGGCGGCTAATGTTCAGCCGGAAAATGTGGAGTCAGTGTGGAACCTAAGAGGGGTGCTCAACACATCGTGGCATCGTGTCTTGCTTCGTTTAGGCCACTCTAACTTGTAG